A region from the Coffea eugenioides isolate CCC68of chromosome 9, Ceug_1.0, whole genome shotgun sequence genome encodes:
- the LOC113783748 gene encoding protein ASYMMETRIC LEAVES 2-like produces the protein MASSSNSPCAACKFLRRKCQPECVFAPYFPPDQPQKFANVHRVFGASNVTKLLNELQPHQREDAVNSLAYEADMRLRDPVYGCVGVISLLQHQLRQLQMDLSCAKSELSKYQSLGITSHGLIAAAAAAATATTHHHHHPQNLGINFIGGGGSGREQYYHHQFFPRDQQQVIRAFDGGNNYDASSLLAMNVSASIGQLSQFQHPRAAGGDGRRTPIEPS, from the coding sequence ATGGCATCATCCTCCAATTCACCGTGTGCAGCATGTAAATTTCTCCGTCGAAAGTGCCAGCCAGAATGTGTCTTTGCACCATATTTTCCACCGGACCAACCCCAGAAGTTTGCAAATGTGCACAGAGTTTTTGGAGCCAGCAATGTAACAAAGTTGCTCAATGAATTGCAGCCCCATCAGCGAGAGGATGCTGTCAATTCCCTAGCTTATGAGGCCGACATGCGTCTCCGGGACCCTGTTTACGGCTGCGTAGGGGTCATTTCCCTCCTCCAACACCAGCTCCGCCAGCTTCAGATGGACCTCAGTTGTGCCAAGTCAGAACTCTCCAAGTACCAAAGCCTAGGCATCACCAGTCATGGCCTAATCGCGGCAGCGGCTGCTGCAGCCACAGCTACAACTCATCACCATCATCACCCGCAGAATTTAGGCATCAACTTCATCGGTGGAGGTGGAAGTGGCCGCGAGCAGTACTACCATCATCAGTTTTTCCCCAGGGATCAGCAACAAGTGATCCGGGCTTTTGACGGGGGCAATAATTATGATGCCAGCAGCCTTCTTGCCATGAATGTTTCAGCAAGCATTGGGCAGCTGAGTCAGTTTCAGCATCCAAGAGCTGCTGGTGGAGACGGCAGACGAACGCCCATTGAACCATCTTAG